Proteins encoded in a region of the Poecile atricapillus isolate bPoeAtr1 chromosome 26, bPoeAtr1.hap1, whole genome shotgun sequence genome:
- the TRIM7 gene encoding E3 ubiquitin-protein ligase TRIM7 isoform X2 codes for MYFNYHFQLMHDLQTPTKYFLKTKGYFLLRCRTPIPSVIFMDSGNLPRDLDEGFASSCIPFLLLLFMAPDEPWSTTRSSESLTEVSGAAQGFNEGSDVSLDLSLEQLLHTSPRAQIQQQLSHKSAPSRAGDIPKREGIPKYFPLPTSLLKGEKKNLRKPRICGEQRAAFLLSGVSPRAEVPVPGLEKPDTAGVTAGSGRVPGRAPPPRGRAPGIPVPAQLKPFLTRRKEAMAAVFLPGNLQDEATCSVCLEFFKDPVSIECGHNFCRACIVKSWKDLEMDFPCPQCREVFQQQSFRPNRQLANMSEIISQFTLRGAKGAQEDGLCPKHREALKLYCKDDRRTICVVCDRSREHRPHAVVPVDEASEEYKEKIQERLDFLRKERQELLEFKVNDDKKTQELLKTIESDRQKLLSDFERLRQFLHDQEHILLGQLEKMEKNISKRQNENITDLSKEITLLNKLITELEEKIQQPMLEFLKDVMGVISRSDDVKCHKPIPVCTDMKMHVCNFSLKTVVLEKVLKKFREHLQDELGRGEKDPACSAPEPKADFSN; via the exons atgtattttaattatcATTTCCAGTTAATGCACGACCTCCAAACCcccacaaaatatttcttgaagACCAAAGGCTACTTTCTTTTGAGGTGCAGGACTCCAATCCCGAGCGTGATCTTTATGGATTCAGGAAACTTACCCAGAGATCTTGACGAGGGCTTTGCATCCTCGTGTATTCCCTTTCTCCTGTTGCTTTTTATGGCCCCTGATGAGCCCTGGAGCACAACCAGGTCATCTGAGTCCCTAACCGAAGTTTCAGGGGCAGCACAGGGCTTTAACGAAGGCTCAGATGTTTCCCTGGAtctgagcctggagcagctgctccacaCAAGCCCCAGGGCTCAgattcagcagcagctcagccataAATCAGCTCCATCCAGAGCTGGTGACATCCCCAAACGGGAGGGTatcccaaaatattttcctcttcccacctccctgctgaaaggagaaaaaaaaaacctcaggaaGCCCAGGATTtgtggggagcagagggcagcGTTCCTGCTTTCTGGTGTGTCCCCCAGAGCCGAGGTGCCCGTCCCTGGTCTGGAGAAACCGGACACTGCGGGAGTGACCGCGGGCAGTGGCCGCGTTCCTGGAAGAGCACCgcccccgcggggccgggcgccAGGCATTCCTGTTCCAGCCCAGCTAAAACCATTTCTCACCCGCAGGAAAGAGGCCATGGCAGCCGTGTTCCTTCCCGGGAACCTCCAGGACGAAGCCACTTGCTCCGTGTGCCTGGAGTTCTTCAAGGACCCCGTGTCCATCGAGTGCGGGCACAACTTTTGCCGGGCGTGCATCGTCAAGAGCTGGAAGGACCTGGAGATGGATTTCCCGTGCCCGCAGTGCCGTGaggttttccagcagcaaagCTTCCGCCCCAACCGGCAGCTGGCGAACATGTCCGAGATCATCAGCCAGTTCACACTGCGCGGGGCCAAGGGCGCGCAGGAGGACGGGCTCTGCCCCAAGCATCGGGAGGCGCTGAAGCTCTACTGCAAGGACGACCGCAGGACCATCTGCGTGGTGTGCGACAGGTCCCGGGAGCACCGGCCCCACGCCGTGGTGCCCGTGGACGAGGCTTCCGAGGAGTACAAG GAGAAAATCCAGGAGCGCTTGGATTTTCTGAGGAAGGAgcggcaggagctgctggagttcAAAGTGAACGACGATAAGAaaacccaggagctgctg AAAACCATTGAGAGCGACCGGCAGAAGCTGCTCTCAGACTTCGAGCGGCTGCGGCAGTTCCTGCATGACCAGGAGCACAtcctgctggggcagctggagAAGATGGAAAAGAACATTTCTAAGAGGCAGAATGAGAACATCACTGACCTCTCCAAGGAGATCACGCTCCTCAACAAGCTCATCACCGAGCTGGAGGAGAAAATCCAGCAGCCCATGCTTGAGTTCCTCAAG gatGTGATGGGTGTCATAAGCAG GAGCGACGACGTGAAGTGCCACAAGCCCATCCCCGTCTGCACCGACATGAAGATGCACGTCTGCAACTTCTCCCTCAAAACTGTTGTCCTTGAGAAGGTCTTGAAGAAATTCCGAG
- the LOC131588415 gene encoding uncharacterized protein LOC131588415 produces MRSKAPGEGIHRRSGPGSIPVSRTRFGGSGGRFPFGTRGSGSGDRESRVFVQLFPSIVPRGRRLPGDAGSFRPRGQRRDKGSAGPRLREPGGEDSGGAPGRAGKRMEVRTTMKLLLLGLSLVLCAGVAEALRCHVCKYKIPLVGCFGGTNVTTCERREKCALIKTTLGAFAAGFLAFPHPLLQEGSSRPWETKLLLWMSEDGETKPQGKGGWERSSSSSPQIAVPTKFEEVAFKPRGDSPFQRSRGVGAVSVGASPDFLFLLIKSSCDLIWGVHFRAWFLLKAQSLIFTVFVAFSSPLQGR; encoded by the exons ATGAGGTCCAAAGCCCCCGGTGAGGGCATCCATCGGCGCTCCGggcccggctccatccccgtTTCCCGAACCcggtttgggggttctgggggcCGGTTCCCCTTCGGGACGCGGGGCTCCGGGAGCGGTGACCGCGAGTCCCGGGTGTTTGTCCAGCTGTTCCCGAGCATTGTTCCCAGGGGACGGCGTCTCCCGGGGGATGCGGGGTCGTTCAGGCCCCGAGGGCAGCGCCGGGATAAAGGCagcgcggggccgcggctccGGGAGCCCGGAGGAGAGGACAGCGGG GgagcgccgggccgggctgggaagCGGATGGAAGTCAGGACCACGAtgaagctgctcctgctggggctgagcctcGTCCTGTGCGCTGGAGTCG ctgaggcTCTTCGATGCCACGTCTGCAAGTACAAGATCCCCTTGGTCGGGTGCTTCGGGGGCACCAACGTGACCACCTGCGAGCGCCGGGAGAAGTGTGCCCTCATCAAAACCACCCTGGGTGCGTTCGCTGCGGGTTTTCTTGCCTTTCCCCATCCTCTCCTTCAGGAAGGTTCCTCCCGTCCCTGGGAAACCAAATTGCTCCTGTGGATGAGTGAGGATGGGGAGACAAAGCCGCAGGGAAAGGGCGGATGGGAGAGATCGAGTTCATCCTCTCCACAGATCGCTGTCCCAACAAAGTTTGAAGAAGTCGCTTTTAAGCCAAGGGGAGACTCTCCCTTCCAAAGAAGCCGGGGGGTAGGGGCTGTCTCCGTAGGCGCAtctcctgattttctttttctcttaatcAAATCAAGCTGTGACTTGATTTGGGGGGTACATTTCAGAGCTTGGTTTCTCCTCAAAGCCCAAAGTCTGATTTTTACGGTGTTTGTGGCGTTCTCGTCTCCCCTGCAGGGAAGATGA